One window from the genome of Enterobacter asburiae encodes:
- the rpsU gene encoding 30S ribosomal protein S21, producing MPVIKVRENEPFDVALRRFKRSCEKAGVLAEVRRREFYEKPTTERKRAKASAVKRHAKKLARENARRTRLY from the coding sequence ATGCCGGTAATTAAAGTACGTGAAAACGAGCCGTTCGACGTAGCACTGCGTCGCTTCAAACGTTCATGCGAGAAAGCAGGTGTTCTGGCTGAAGTTCGTCGTCGTGAGTTTTATGAAAAACCAACGACCGAACGTAAGCGCGCTAAAGCTTCCGCTGTGAAACGTCACGCGAAGAAACTGGCTCGCGAAAACGCACGCCGTACTCGTCTGTACTAA
- the ureC gene encoding urease subunit alpha — MAEISRRAYADMFGPTTGDKVRLADSELWIEVEDDLTTYGEEVKFGGGKVIRDGMGQGQMTADGCVDLVLTNALIVDHWGIVKADIGVKNGRIFAVGKAGNPDIQPAVTIPIGAATEVIAAEGKIVTAGGIDTHIHWICPQQAEEALVSGVTTMIGGGTGPAAGTNATTCTPGPWYIARMLQAADTLPVNIGLLGKGNGSNPDALREQIAAGAIGLKIHEDWGATPAAINCSLEVAEEMDIQVALHSDTLNESGFVEDTLAAIAGRTIHTFHTEGAGGGHAPDIITACAHPNILPSSTNPTLPYTVNTIDEHLDMLMVCHHLDPDIAEDVAFAESRIRRETIAAEDVLHDIGAFSLTSSDSQAMGRVGEVIIRTWQVAHRMKVQRGALPEETGDNDNFRVKRYVAKYTINPALTHGIAHEVGSIEAGKLADLVVWSPAFFGVKPATIVKGGMIACAPMGDINASIPTPQPVHYRPMFGSLGAARHATRLTFISQAASANGIPQQLSLQSATAVVKGCRTVKKADMIHNGLQPNITVDSQTYEVRVDGELITSEPADVLPMAQRYFLF, encoded by the coding sequence ATGGCTGAGATTTCACGCCGGGCTTACGCCGATATGTTCGGCCCTACCACCGGCGATAAGGTGCGGCTGGCCGACAGCGAGCTGTGGATCGAAGTGGAAGACGACCTCACCACCTACGGCGAAGAGGTCAAGTTCGGCGGCGGGAAGGTGATCCGCGACGGCATGGGTCAGGGGCAGATGACCGCTGACGGCTGCGTGGATCTGGTGCTCACCAATGCGCTGATCGTCGATCACTGGGGGATCGTAAAAGCCGATATCGGCGTGAAGAACGGGCGGATCTTTGCCGTCGGGAAAGCCGGCAACCCGGACATTCAGCCCGCCGTAACGATCCCGATTGGTGCCGCGACGGAAGTGATCGCCGCCGAAGGGAAGATCGTCACCGCTGGCGGGATCGACACCCACATCCACTGGATCTGCCCGCAGCAGGCGGAAGAGGCGCTGGTCTCCGGCGTCACCACCATGATCGGCGGCGGCACCGGACCGGCGGCGGGCACCAACGCCACCACCTGTACGCCGGGGCCGTGGTATATCGCCCGCATGCTCCAAGCTGCCGATACGCTGCCGGTGAATATCGGCCTGCTCGGTAAGGGTAACGGCTCCAATCCGGATGCCCTGCGCGAGCAGATTGCCGCCGGTGCTATCGGGCTGAAGATCCACGAAGACTGGGGCGCGACGCCTGCGGCGATCAACTGCTCGCTGGAGGTGGCCGAAGAGATGGATATTCAGGTGGCGCTGCACAGCGACACGCTGAACGAGTCCGGTTTTGTCGAAGACACGCTGGCGGCCATCGCCGGGCGCACCATCCACACCTTCCACACCGAAGGGGCGGGCGGCGGCCACGCGCCGGATATCATCACCGCCTGCGCGCACCCGAATATTCTGCCCTCCTCCACCAACCCGACCTTGCCCTACACGGTGAACACCATCGACGAGCATCTCGACATGCTGATGGTCTGCCATCATCTCGATCCGGATATCGCCGAGGACGTGGCGTTTGCCGAATCCCGCATCCGTCGTGAAACCATCGCCGCGGAAGACGTGCTGCACGATATCGGCGCGTTCTCGCTCACCTCGTCAGATTCGCAGGCCATGGGCCGCGTCGGAGAAGTCATTATCCGCACCTGGCAGGTCGCGCACCGCATGAAGGTCCAGCGCGGCGCGCTGCCGGAAGAGACCGGCGATAACGACAACTTCCGCGTGAAGCGCTATGTCGCCAAATACACCATTAACCCGGCGCTCACCCACGGCATCGCCCACGAAGTCGGTTCGATTGAGGCGGGCAAGCTGGCGGATCTCGTGGTCTGGTCCCCGGCGTTCTTCGGCGTGAAGCCTGCCACCATCGTCAAGGGCGGAATGATCGCCTGCGCGCCGATGGGCGATATCAACGCCTCAATCCCTACGCCGCAGCCGGTGCATTACCGTCCGATGTTTGGATCGCTGGGCGCCGCGCGCCACGCCACCCGGCTGACGTTTATCTCGCAGGCCGCCAGTGCGAACGGCATCCCGCAGCAGCTCAGCCTGCAGAGCGCCACCGCGGTGGTGAAAGGCTGCAGGACGGTGAAAAAGGCGGACATGATCCACAACGGCCTGCAGCCGAATATCACCGTCGACTCACAAACCTACGAGGTGCGCGTCGACGGTGAACTGATAACCAGTGAACCGGCTGACGTTCTGCCGATGGCGCAACGCTATTTCCTGTTTTGA
- the folB gene encoding bifunctional dihydroneopterin aldolase/7,8-dihydroneopterin epimerase, whose product MDIVFIEQLSVITTIGVYDWEQTIEQKLVFDIEMGWDNRKSAKSDDVNDCLSYADISEAVIAHVEGQRFALVERVAEEVAELLLKKFNSPWVRIKLSKPGAVARAANVGVIIERGTNLKGKN is encoded by the coding sequence ATGGATATTGTATTTATAGAGCAACTTTCGGTAATCACCACAATTGGTGTTTACGACTGGGAACAGACCATCGAGCAGAAGCTGGTGTTCGATATCGAAATGGGATGGGATAACCGCAAATCGGCAAAAAGCGATGACGTGAACGACTGTCTGAGCTATGCCGACATCAGTGAAGCGGTCATCGCCCACGTTGAAGGGCAGCGTTTTGCGCTGGTTGAACGGGTGGCGGAAGAAGTCGCAGAATTGCTGCTGAAAAAATTCAACTCACCGTGGGTGCGCATCAAGCTGAGCAAGCCGGGCGCGGTGGCGCGCGCCGCCAATGTTGGCGTCATCATTGAGCGTGGCACAAATCTGAAAGGCAAGAATTAA
- a CDS encoding urease accessory protein UreF, with product MEHARQRLRLMQLSSSSLPVGSFTWSQGLEWAVEAGWVTDAGAFKRWQIQQMEQSFFCVDLPLFIRLYQACEQRDLTHAKRWTAYLLACRETRELREEERNRGAAFTRLIKSWEPDCPPEWLPLFMQSQLCGMAWLGVRWGISARELALSLGYSWMESAVMAGVKLVPFGQQAAQQLIIELSDHYAAGFEQAFLRRDDALGAATPLSAIASTRHETQYSRLFRS from the coding sequence ATGGAGCACGCTCGCCAGCGGCTGCGCCTGATGCAGCTCTCCAGCAGCAGCCTGCCGGTCGGGTCGTTTACCTGGTCGCAGGGGCTGGAGTGGGCCGTTGAGGCGGGCTGGGTCACGGACGCCGGGGCCTTTAAACGCTGGCAAATCCAGCAGATGGAGCAAAGCTTTTTCTGCGTCGACCTGCCGCTGTTTATCCGTCTTTATCAGGCCTGTGAGCAACGCGATCTTACTCATGCAAAACGCTGGACGGCATACCTTCTCGCCTGCCGGGAAACGCGCGAGCTGCGAGAAGAAGAGCGCAACCGCGGGGCGGCCTTTACGCGGCTGATTAAGAGCTGGGAACCTGACTGTCCGCCCGAATGGCTGCCGCTGTTTATGCAGAGCCAGCTCTGCGGCATGGCCTGGCTCGGCGTGCGCTGGGGCATTAGCGCGCGCGAGCTGGCGCTGAGTCTCGGCTACAGCTGGATGGAGAGCGCGGTGATGGCGGGCGTCAAGCTGGTGCCGTTTGGGCAGCAGGCCGCGCAGCAACTGATTATCGAACTGAGCGACCACTACGCCGCTGGTTTTGAACAGGCATTTTTACGTCGCGACGACGCGCTGGGGGCAGCAACGCCGCTGTCAGCCATCGCCTCCACTCGCCACGAAACCCAATATTCACGACTATTCCGTTCCTGA
- a CDS encoding MFS transporter has protein sequence MAEITDTTPLSTAGSTPDGDIQWVRSASDVSRLVNDGSQGRANARIVVGIALGGIFLDAYDLGALAFGIKDITREFNLTPAGTGMVASAITFGAIVGALLGGYLTDKIGRYRVFMADMVFFVVAAIACALAPNEYVLAGARFVMGLGVGIDLPVAMAFLSEFARLKGPGNKASSVAMWCPTWYAAISISYLLVLFFYAVLPESHSDWLWRLILGFGAVPALLIIAIRSRYMSESPVWAANQGNLKEAASILRQSYNINAHVPQDALSQPAPVVNKAKWSNYLNLFRGIYLRRTTLATLLSVVSSFAYNAVAFGLPVIISSFFVQSMLTTILISLVLNLLFAFVGGLLAVRYVPRFGAWRMSLAGYACQLVALLGLALIGRPEGASEGVLAVAMLALFLFGQGFGPGAHTMTFASLSYPTSLRGVGVGLNQTLMRSSSTLSLFLFPLLVASLDTAVFWVIALAPFIGLASLLAIRWEPSGYDVDAEDYR, from the coding sequence ATGGCTGAAATCACAGATACCACTCCCCTTTCAACGGCAGGAAGCACCCCGGATGGCGACATCCAGTGGGTGCGCAGCGCATCGGATGTATCACGCCTCGTTAATGACGGTTCTCAGGGCCGGGCAAACGCCCGTATCGTGGTCGGTATCGCGCTGGGCGGAATTTTCCTCGATGCCTACGATCTGGGCGCGCTGGCATTCGGCATTAAAGACATCACCCGCGAATTTAACCTGACGCCCGCCGGTACCGGCATGGTGGCCTCGGCGATTACCTTTGGCGCTATCGTCGGGGCGCTGCTCGGCGGCTACCTCACGGATAAAATCGGGCGCTACCGCGTTTTTATGGCTGATATGGTGTTCTTCGTGGTGGCAGCCATCGCCTGTGCACTGGCCCCGAACGAATATGTGCTCGCGGGCGCCCGCTTTGTGATGGGGCTTGGGGTCGGGATCGACCTTCCCGTGGCGATGGCGTTTTTAAGCGAGTTCGCCAGGCTGAAAGGGCCCGGAAATAAGGCCTCCAGCGTCGCGATGTGGTGCCCCACCTGGTATGCCGCCATCAGCATCTCCTACCTGCTGGTGCTTTTCTTCTACGCCGTGCTGCCGGAAAGCCACAGCGACTGGCTCTGGCGTTTGATTCTCGGCTTTGGCGCGGTGCCCGCGCTGTTGATTATCGCCATCCGCAGCCGCTATATGAGCGAATCTCCGGTCTGGGCGGCGAATCAGGGCAACCTGAAAGAGGCGGCGTCCATTTTACGCCAGTCGTATAACATCAATGCCCACGTGCCGCAGGACGCGCTCAGCCAGCCCGCACCCGTCGTGAATAAAGCGAAATGGTCAAACTATCTGAACCTGTTCCGCGGCATCTACTTACGCCGCACGACGCTCGCTACGCTGCTTTCCGTCGTCTCGTCGTTTGCCTACAACGCCGTGGCGTTTGGTCTGCCGGTGATCATCTCCAGCTTCTTTGTCCAGTCAATGCTCACCACCATTCTCATTTCTCTGGTGCTTAACCTGCTGTTTGCCTTCGTCGGCGGACTGCTGGCGGTACGCTACGTGCCGCGCTTCGGCGCCTGGCGGATGTCGCTTGCGGGTTATGCCTGCCAGCTTGTCGCGCTACTGGGACTGGCGCTGATTGGCCGCCCCGAAGGCGCCTCTGAAGGGGTGCTCGCGGTCGCGATGCTGGCGCTATTCCTGTTCGGTCAGGGCTTCGGTCCGGGCGCGCATACCATGACGTTTGCCTCGCTGAGCTACCCGACCTCCCTGCGCGGCGTGGGCGTGGGTCTCAACCAGACGCTGATGCGCAGCAGCTCGACGCTGTCGCTATTCCTGTTCCCGCTGCTGGTCGCCTCGCTGGATACCGCCGTGTTCTGGGTGATTGCGCTGGCGCCGTTTATCGGCCTGGCGTCGCTGCTGGCGATCCGCTGGGAACCGTCCGGGTATGATGTGGATGCGGAGGATTATCGCTAG
- the bacA gene encoding undecaprenyl-diphosphate phosphatase translates to MSDMHSLLVAAILGVVEGLTEFLPVSSTGHMIIVGHLLGFEGDTAKTFEVVIQLGSILAVVVMFWRRLFGLIGIHFGRPPQHEGAGKGRLSLIHILLGMIPAVVLGLVFHDAIKSLFNPINVMYALVVGGFLLIAAEVLKPKTPRAEGLDDMTYRQAFIIGCFQCLALWPGFSRSGATISGGMLMGVSRYAASEFSFLLAVPMMMGATVLDVYKSYHFLTAGDIPMFAVGFITAFIVALIAIKTFLQLIKRISFIPFAIYRFIVAAAVYVVFF, encoded by the coding sequence ATGAGCGATATGCACTCGCTGCTGGTGGCGGCAATACTGGGTGTGGTCGAAGGATTGACGGAGTTTTTGCCGGTTTCCAGTACGGGCCATATGATTATCGTTGGCCATCTGCTGGGCTTTGAAGGGGATACCGCGAAAACGTTTGAAGTGGTGATCCAGCTGGGGTCTATTCTGGCGGTAGTCGTGATGTTCTGGCGTCGCCTGTTTGGCCTGATCGGCATCCATTTTGGTCGTCCGCCTCAGCACGAGGGGGCCGGTAAAGGTCGTCTGTCACTGATCCATATTCTGCTCGGGATGATCCCTGCAGTGGTGCTGGGCCTGGTTTTCCACGACGCCATCAAGTCTCTGTTTAACCCGATTAACGTGATGTACGCGCTGGTGGTGGGGGGCTTCCTGCTGATCGCCGCGGAAGTGCTGAAGCCAAAAACGCCGCGCGCGGAAGGTCTGGACGATATGACGTATCGTCAGGCGTTTATCATTGGCTGCTTCCAGTGTCTGGCTCTGTGGCCGGGCTTCTCGCGTTCAGGCGCTACCATCTCCGGCGGGATGCTGATGGGCGTAAGCCGTTACGCCGCGTCAGAGTTTTCGTTCCTGCTGGCGGTGCCGATGATGATGGGCGCCACCGTACTCGACGTCTATAAGAGCTATCACTTCCTGACGGCTGGCGACATTCCAATGTTCGCCGTCGGCTTTATCACTGCGTTTATCGTGGCGCTGATCGCCATCAAAACCTTCCTGCAGTTGATTAAGCGTATCTCGTTTATTCCGTTCGCGATCTATCGCTTTATTGTGGCGGCTGCGGTGTACGTGGTCTTCTTCTGA
- a CDS encoding urease accessory protein UreD, with amino-acid sequence MLAAQVTDNTYKGWQASLALQFCHTPEKTLLHSAHHVGPLTVQRPFYPEGETCHLYLLHPPGGIVGGDTLDISVRLDAKSHALITMPGASKFYRSSGPQARLSQHFYLEEDSTLEWLPQDTIIFPGANAALRSVFHLKASSTLLAWELYCLGRPVINEAFSHGTLESRLEVWVDDEPRLIERQHLSGGDLTPVAGHPWIGTLLFYPAREEHLDAVRERLAPLENYAGATLTDGLLSVRFISHDNLICQRVMRDIWQSLRPLLTTKPACSPRIWQT; translated from the coding sequence ATGTTAGCAGCTCAGGTCACTGATAATACGTATAAAGGCTGGCAGGCATCGCTTGCCCTGCAGTTTTGTCACACCCCTGAGAAAACCCTCCTGCACTCCGCCCACCACGTCGGGCCGCTTACCGTTCAGCGTCCGTTTTATCCCGAAGGGGAAACCTGCCACCTTTATCTGCTGCACCCGCCCGGCGGAATTGTGGGCGGCGATACGCTGGACATTTCCGTTCGGCTGGACGCCAAAAGCCATGCGCTTATCACGATGCCCGGCGCCAGCAAGTTCTATCGCAGCAGCGGCCCGCAGGCGCGTCTTAGCCAGCATTTTTACCTCGAGGAAGATTCCACCCTGGAGTGGCTGCCGCAGGACACCATTATTTTTCCCGGCGCGAATGCCGCGCTGCGCTCCGTCTTCCACCTGAAGGCCTCCAGCACGCTGCTGGCGTGGGAGCTGTACTGCCTGGGCCGCCCGGTGATAAACGAAGCCTTCAGCCACGGCACCCTGGAGAGCCGCCTCGAGGTGTGGGTAGATGATGAGCCGCGCCTGATTGAGCGTCAGCATCTTAGCGGAGGCGATCTCACGCCCGTCGCCGGACATCCGTGGATCGGCACGCTGCTGTTCTACCCAGCCCGGGAAGAACATCTCGACGCAGTGCGCGAACGGCTCGCACCGCTGGAAAATTATGCGGGTGCAACGCTCACCGATGGCCTGCTGTCGGTGCGTTTTATCTCCCACGACAACCTGATTTGCCAGCGGGTGATGCGCGATATCTGGCAGTCGCTTCGCCCGCTTCTCACCACCAAACCCGCCTGTTCGCCGCGTATCTGGCAGACATAA
- the ureG gene encoding urease accessory protein UreG, giving the protein MADYKHPLRVGVGGPVGSGKTALLEALCKAMRDTYHLAVVTNDIYTKEDQRILTEAGALEPERIVGVETGGCPHTAIREDASMNLAAVEALSEKFGNLDLIFVESGGDNLSATFSPELADLTIYVIDVAEGEKIPRKGGPGITKSDFLVINKTDLAPYVGASLEVMERDTNRMRGDRPWTFTNLKAGDGLATIIAFLEEKGMLRV; this is encoded by the coding sequence ATGGCTGATTACAAACATCCCCTGCGCGTGGGCGTGGGTGGCCCGGTAGGATCGGGCAAAACCGCGCTGCTGGAAGCGCTCTGCAAGGCGATGCGCGATACCTATCATCTTGCGGTGGTGACCAACGATATCTATACCAAAGAGGATCAGCGCATTCTGACCGAGGCTGGCGCGCTGGAGCCGGAGCGCATCGTGGGCGTGGAGACGGGCGGCTGTCCGCATACCGCCATCCGCGAAGACGCCTCCATGAACCTGGCGGCGGTGGAAGCGCTCAGCGAGAAGTTCGGCAATCTGGATCTGATCTTCGTTGAAAGCGGCGGCGATAACCTCAGCGCCACCTTCAGCCCGGAGCTGGCGGATCTGACCATCTACGTCATCGACGTGGCCGAAGGGGAAAAAATTCCGCGCAAGGGCGGGCCGGGGATCACCAAATCCGATTTTCTGGTGATCAACAAAACCGATCTCGCGCCGTACGTCGGTGCGTCGCTGGAGGTGATGGAGCGCGACACCAACCGCATGCGCGGCGATCGTCCGTGGACGTTTACCAACCTGAAGGCAGGTGACGGGTTAGCGACGATTATTGCGTTTCTGGAAGAGAAAGGGATGCTGCGGGTGTAG
- the tsaD gene encoding tRNA (adenosine(37)-N6)-threonylcarbamoyltransferase complex transferase subunit TsaD has translation MRVLGIETSCDETGIAIYDDEKGLLANQLYSQVKLHADYGGVVPELASRDHVRKTVPLIQAALKEAGLTAKEIDAVAYTAGPGLVGALLVGATVGRSLAFAWDVPAIPVHHMEGHLLAPMLEENPPEFPFVALLVSGGHTQLISVTGIGKYELLGESIDDAAGEAFDKTAKLLGLDYPGGPMLSKMASQGTEGRFVFPRPMTDRPGLDFSFSGLKTFAANTIRNNDDSEQTRADIARAFEDAVVDTLMIKCKRALDQTGFKRLVMAGGVSANRTLRAKLAEMMQKRRGEVFYARPEFCTDNGAMIAYAGMVRLNAGATSDLSVSVRPRWPLAELPEA, from the coding sequence ATGCGTGTACTGGGTATTGAAACATCCTGCGATGAAACCGGCATCGCCATTTACGACGACGAAAAAGGGCTTCTGGCCAACCAATTGTATAGTCAGGTGAAATTGCACGCTGACTACGGCGGCGTCGTGCCGGAACTGGCCTCTCGTGACCACGTGCGTAAAACGGTTCCCCTGATTCAGGCGGCTCTGAAAGAAGCGGGATTAACGGCAAAAGAAATTGATGCAGTGGCGTATACCGCAGGCCCGGGCCTGGTCGGCGCGCTGCTGGTTGGCGCAACTGTGGGTCGTTCACTGGCGTTCGCGTGGGATGTTCCGGCCATTCCGGTTCACCATATGGAAGGGCACCTTCTGGCGCCGATGCTGGAAGAGAATCCGCCTGAATTCCCGTTTGTGGCGCTGCTGGTCTCCGGTGGCCATACGCAGCTGATTAGCGTAACGGGCATTGGCAAGTACGAGCTGCTGGGCGAGTCGATCGACGACGCTGCCGGTGAAGCCTTCGATAAAACCGCCAAGCTGCTGGGACTGGATTACCCTGGCGGTCCGATGCTCTCCAAAATGGCGTCGCAGGGAACGGAAGGGCGCTTTGTCTTCCCGCGCCCGATGACCGACCGTCCGGGGCTGGATTTCAGCTTCTCCGGGCTGAAAACCTTCGCGGCGAATACGATCCGTAATAACGATGACAGCGAGCAGACCCGCGCCGATATCGCCCGCGCGTTTGAAGATGCGGTAGTGGATACGCTGATGATCAAGTGCAAGCGCGCACTGGATCAGACCGGCTTTAAGCGTCTGGTGATGGCCGGTGGCGTGAGCGCTAACCGCACGCTGCGCGCGAAGCTCGCCGAGATGATGCAAAAGCGTCGCGGGGAAGTGTTCTATGCCCGTCCGGAATTTTGTACTGATAACGGCGCGATGATCGCTTACGCGGGTATGGTGCGTCTGAATGCGGGCGCAACGTCCGACCTGAGCGTGTCCGTGCGTCCGCGCTGGCCGCTGGCGGAACTGCCGGAGGCGTAA
- a CDS encoding HupE/UreJ family protein, which produces MRKYLPLLLLAFSVPALAHPGHGADSFQAGFLHPLTGLDHLLMLAGAGVLSALSGRKLLLPFATLGMMLVGAIAGSLLGGFSGMEMLIIASLAVSGVMMFKTENRLLLAVPALAMFHGWAHGVEMSGHSFWLFTSGFMLASATVLCASFAAGLLLRRHDGLRKTFGGGLIVSALLALMS; this is translated from the coding sequence ATGCGCAAGTATTTACCTCTGCTGCTTCTGGCTTTTTCCGTTCCCGCGCTCGCGCATCCCGGCCACGGTGCCGACAGCTTTCAGGCCGGTTTTCTCCACCCGCTGACCGGGCTCGATCACCTGCTGATGCTCGCGGGCGCAGGCGTGCTCTCGGCGCTGAGCGGTCGCAAACTCCTGCTGCCGTTTGCCACCCTCGGGATGATGCTTGTCGGCGCCATTGCGGGTAGCCTGCTCGGCGGCTTCAGCGGTATGGAGATGCTGATTATCGCCTCGCTGGCGGTATCCGGCGTGATGATGTTTAAAACTGAAAACCGTCTGCTGCTGGCGGTGCCTGCCCTGGCAATGTTCCACGGCTGGGCGCACGGCGTGGAGATGTCCGGCCACAGCTTCTGGCTCTTCACCAGCGGGTTTATGCTCGCCAGCGCCACGGTGCTGTGCGCCAGTTTCGCCGCAGGGCTGCTGCTGCGCCGTCACGACGGCCTGCGTAAAACCTTCGGCGGCGGGCTGATTGTCTCCGCCCTGCTGGCGCTGATGAGCTGA
- the ureE gene encoding urease accessory protein UreE, whose amino-acid sequence MIYLTQRLDHAHPVTASVTLPIDVRVKSRARVSLNDGREAGLMLPRGLLLRGGDLLTTDDGSEVVEVLAAPESVSVVRCADPFLLARACYHLGNRHVPLQVMPGELRYHHDHVLDDMLRQFGLEVAYASLPFEPEAGAYTSDAHSHSHAHSH is encoded by the coding sequence ATGATCTATTTAACCCAACGCCTGGACCATGCCCACCCCGTAACCGCCAGCGTCACGCTGCCGATCGACGTGCGGGTGAAAAGCCGCGCCCGCGTATCGCTGAACGACGGCCGCGAAGCCGGGCTGATGCTGCCGCGCGGCCTGCTGCTGCGCGGGGGCGACCTGCTGACTACCGACGACGGTAGCGAGGTTGTCGAGGTGCTCGCCGCCCCGGAGTCCGTCTCCGTGGTGCGCTGCGCCGATCCGTTCCTGCTCGCCCGCGCCTGCTATCACCTGGGTAACCGCCACGTGCCATTACAAGTTATGCCCGGCGAACTGCGCTATCACCACGACCACGTTCTCGACGACATGCTGCGCCAGTTCGGGCTGGAGGTAGCCTACGCCAGCCTGCCGTTTGAACCGGAAGCGGGCGCTTACACCAGCGATGCCCACAGTCACTCTCACGCTCATTCACATTAA
- a CDS encoding urease subunit gamma, whose amino-acid sequence MELTPREKDKLLLFTAALVAERRLARGVKLNYPESVALISAFIMEGARDGETVASLMEAGRHVLRRDQVMEGVPEMIPDIQVEATFPDGSKLVTVHNPIV is encoded by the coding sequence ATGGAACTGACCCCCAGAGAAAAAGACAAGCTATTGCTGTTCACCGCCGCGCTGGTTGCCGAACGCCGCCTTGCGCGCGGGGTAAAGCTCAATTACCCGGAATCGGTCGCGCTAATCAGCGCCTTCATTATGGAAGGCGCGCGCGATGGCGAAACCGTCGCCTCGCTGATGGAGGCGGGCCGCCACGTCCTGAGGCGCGATCAGGTCATGGAGGGCGTCCCGGAGATGATCCCGGATATTCAGGTCGAAGCCACCTTCCCGGACGGATCGAAGCTCGTCACCGTCCATAACCCGATCGTCTAA
- a CDS encoding urease subunit beta yields the protein MIPGEYQIQPGNIALNVGRETQRVVVENHGDRPIQVGSHYHFYEVNPALKFDREATKGYRLNIPAGTAVRFEPGQKREVTLVQVTGARRIFGFRGEVMGEVKHG from the coding sequence ATGATCCCAGGTGAATACCAGATCCAGCCCGGTAACATTGCCCTCAACGTCGGGCGTGAAACCCAACGCGTGGTTGTCGAAAACCACGGCGACAGGCCGATCCAGGTCGGATCGCACTACCACTTTTACGAGGTCAACCCGGCGCTAAAGTTCGATCGGGAAGCCACCAAAGGCTACCGGCTGAACATCCCGGCGGGCACCGCCGTGCGTTTTGAACCCGGCCAGAAGCGCGAAGTGACGCTGGTTCAGGTTACGGGCGCGCGGCGCATTTTCGGTTTTCGCGGCGAGGTGATGGGAGAGGTGAAACATGGCTGA
- the plsY gene encoding glycerol-3-phosphate 1-O-acyltransferase PlsY, with translation MSAIAPGMILLAYLCGSISSAILVCRIAGLPDPRENGSGNPGATNVLRIGGKGAAVAVLIFDVLKGMLPVWGAYALGVTPFWLGLIAIAACVGHIWPVFFGFKGGKGVATAFGAIAPIGWDLTGVMAGTWLLTILLSGYSSLGAIVSALIAPFYVWWFKPQFTFPVSMLSCLILLRHHDNIQRLWRRQETKIWTKLKRKKKDAPKG, from the coding sequence ATGAGTGCAATCGCGCCTGGAATGATCCTCCTCGCCTATCTTTGCGGCTCAATCTCCAGCGCCATTCTGGTCTGCCGCATTGCCGGGTTACCTGACCCGCGTGAAAATGGTTCCGGGAATCCGGGGGCGACCAACGTACTACGAATTGGCGGCAAGGGAGCAGCCGTAGCGGTTTTGATTTTTGATGTTCTGAAAGGGATGCTACCCGTCTGGGGCGCATATGCGCTGGGCGTCACGCCGTTCTGGCTGGGGCTCATTGCTATTGCTGCCTGCGTCGGCCACATCTGGCCCGTATTCTTCGGCTTTAAAGGCGGTAAAGGTGTGGCGACCGCCTTTGGTGCCATTGCACCCATCGGCTGGGACTTAACCGGCGTCATGGCCGGGACCTGGCTTCTGACCATTCTGCTGAGCGGCTATTCGTCGCTGGGCGCTATCGTCAGCGCGCTGATCGCTCCGTTCTACGTCTGGTGGTTCAAACCCCAGTTCACCTTCCCGGTGTCGATGCTCTCCTGTCTTATCCTGCTGCGTCATCACGACAATATCCAGCGCCTGTGGCGTCGTCAGGAGACCAAAATCTGGACGAAGCTCAAGAGGAAGAAAAAAGACGCTCCTAAGGGTTAG